From Nicotiana tabacum cultivar K326 chromosome 22, ASM71507v2, whole genome shotgun sequence, one genomic window encodes:
- the LOC107795267 gene encoding chromatin modification-related protein EAF1 B isoform X3, whose translation MRGCSIGSDLVVNAGVDSMGGFVEGGVGIGTKSSPRTAAIEKVHAKLRQECDGLQERRRQLEFLEEGGDPLEFKLGDAVSPSVQSTSLPDKHPDHFVTSEVKGSRAITASPHGDSAESSGRPGAPQLCEPNSADNLMLFDGENKFVGSDRGCRHPSRSNVTPSGQSSKFNESQNAKELGNATAFDIPRKAYKRRYRPRPNRDSARSSSSDIARGGHGTSLPSQHFPKELKGPVSDSDKDQNSSLNISRLPSPNGGISLKSMPSDNQVHLEVDGVKPESNTGFKKDDMLDTVPDASASRGLPDGQHDQNSLTGVQEMPIQEAPERPQLSLGKERVDSAGLDCQPHTSEREVDNQASSVQMNGFCSGNDNKPSFPNEAENSGVILGTKGLDSESSCTQTSLSLDGHNDCEMCTNLSILDSNGDLNKQLVVPEGTPVIGSDVNVKNEMKADVNTCLNNEDFNPGQRDHQSNGCLPKSPEERVSIVSNLQSEVKDKHILERMEEVGPSESETVRKYSVLKRDDSNSQNICNVGIQGTIGSCIPKHSECVSQPRVSNLAPEGQAPRIQVDEDSILKEAHVIEAKRKRIAELSAVACQPENCRKSQWDYVLEEMAWLANDFAQERLWKITAAGQICHQIAFSSRLRFQEQNRSWEQKRVAHNLAKDVMDFWHSIEGKSKKMEFPRTKKDYPIAIGKYAMGFLKYNDSDVPKSQAAAPLTPDRIFDGGIVDTSSEDHLTEENLFYSVPLGAMDAYRISIESHVQLCERTGSSMQEEVETSACDAVADCAGDEGETSAYHRSVALEGSKSSRLPQKTRKIHLKAYSGRPYDVGADSLFTQCVENRVGPHQSMLLGKRPASNVNVSIPTKRVRTASRQRVLSPFSASTAGCVQFPTKTDASSGDSGSFQDDHSTLHGGSQMNSLEVESEGDYEKHLLFDSAEVSKPKKKKKAKHLGSAYGQRWHVDSNYQTNQFQRDPSRKRLESHQLESNGSSGLFGQHNAKKPKMLRQSLENSFENNAPIGGSIPSPVASQMSNMANPNKLIRMLSGRDRSRKAKTLKMPAGQPGSGSPWSLFEDQALVVLVHDMGPNWELVSDAINSTLQFKCIYRKPNECKERHKILMDRTSGDGADSAEDSGSSQPYPSTLPGIPKGSARQLFQRLQGPMEEDTLKSHFEKIILIGKKYLLRRIQGGNHDLKQLQQPHDSHMLALSKHCSNNLNGGPILTPLDLCDAPSSSPDFLSAGFEGPHSSGLSISSQGGGPLVPASGANSGVQGSPNMILGNNFPSSSSPVNASVRYAVPRSASFPVDEHQRLQQFNQMLSVGNMQSNISAPGALAGSDSGGARTHPSGNSMGTMSGLNRGSPMARPGFQGVASSSVLNSGSMLSSGMVAMPSTVNMHSGVSSNQGNPMLRPRDILHMIRPSQNQEVQRQIPELQKGNSQGVPPFGGLSSSFPNQTAPSPVSSRPLHHQQPHPISSQQPLVHSPHHPHLQRASHATNSHHQAYAIRLARERHLQQRLLQQQQQQLSHTQPHLPISSSLQNSPQITSQSSSPPVSHSPLASPASMSPMPQHQLKHPFPAHGLGRTAQTGGSSLTTQMGKQRPHQTGQQQLQNASRHHLPQRQQSESQKQAKVSKGVGRGKMMTHQNMQIDPSLLDGLPTEQLNQSAEKGEQTTKLLQSQGVYSGPGCSLVQPAKQMVSQPQQPHSKIYSGQVPPSKKQQIPSIQPLASSSVLGPKSPHQSVPSSVVGSSNHRMLMHPQPQVQLQPKLMTQSQAALQGGLQRSRSVNSDPPKLQSCEPQSEQHNMCDTSQIGKTPLQDCNSLTNATEVSAPGVAQMKAAVPSFDSIATPPTNSAGSETVPEVIQGVSQRQSSGNFSPIGPDASVQWKQESSELQPPSPVTQPQSNQQQLQQQPPLQHSDQAQALQAGNRSLFAKHSESRPD comes from the exons ATGCGTGGATGTAGTATTGGATCTGATCTCGTAGTCAATGCCGGGGTTGATTCCATGGGAGGATTTGTTGAAggcggagttggtattggtacCAAAAGTTCTCCGCGCACAGCAGCAATTGAGAAGGTCCATGCAAAGCTAAG GCAGGAGTGTGATGGCCTACAGGAAAGGAGGAGGCAGTTAGAATTTCTGGAGGAA GGTGGCGATCCCCTGGAATTCAAATTGGGGGATGCTGTTTCACCTAGTGTTCAATCCACCTCACTGCCAGATAAACATCCGGATCATTTCGTGACCAG TGAAGTAAAAGGTAGTCGTGCAATTACCGCTTCACCTCATGGAGACTCGGCTGAAAGTAGCGGTCGACCTGGGGCTCCTCAGCTTTGTGAACCCAACAGTGCTGACAATCTCATGCTGTTTGACGGGGAAAATAAATTTGTTGGTAGTGATAGGGGCTGTAGACATCCCAGTAGGAGCAATGTTACTCCATCAGGGCAGTCCTCTAAGTTTAATGAAAGTCAAAATGCAAAAGAATTGGGTAACGCTACTGCTTTTGACATCCCCAGAAAAGCATACAAGCGAAGATACAGGCCCCGACCGAATCGCGACAGTGCTAGATCAAGTTCATCTGATATAGCTCGTGGTGGTCACGGCACGTCtttgccttcacaacattttcccAAAGAGTTAAAAGGACCGGTTTCTGATTCAGATAAAGACCAGAACTCTTCTTTGAACATTTCACGGCTGCCTAGTCCAAATGGTGGTATATCTCTCAAGTCTATGCCTTCTGATAATCAGGTGCACTTGGAAGTAGATGGTGTTAAACCAGAGTCAAATACTGGCTTTAAGAAAGACGATATGTTGGATACTGTTCCTGATGCCAGTGCTTCCAGAGGTTTGCCTGATGGACAACATGATCAGAACTCACTCACTGGTGTCCAGGAAATGCCTATCCAAGAAGCTCCTGAAAGGCCTCAATTGTCATTGGGAAAGGAAAGGGTAGATTCTGCTGGTCTTGATTGTCAGCCACATACATCTGAAAGGGAGGTTGATAATCAAGCTAGCTCCGTCCAAATGAATGGGTTCTGTAGTGGAAATGATAATAAGCCAAGCTTCCCAAATGAAGCTGAAAATAGTGGTGTAATATTGGGAACAAAGGGTTTAGATTCAGAATCTTCTTGCACCCAGACTAGCCTCAGTCTAGATGGACATAATGATTGTGAAATGTGTACCAATTTGAGTATTTTGGATTCCAACGGCGACTTAAACAAACAACTGGTAGTGCCAGAAGGGACGCCAGTTATCGGAAGTGATGTTAATGTAAAGAACGAGATGAAGGCTGATGTCAATACTTGTTTAAATAATGAGGATTTTAATCCTGGTCAACGCGATCACCAAAGTAATGGTTGTTTACCTAAATCACCAGAAGAACGTGTCAGTATTGTATCTaatttgcaaagtgaggtaaAAGATAAACATATCCTGGAAAGAATGGAAGAAGTTGGCCCATCTGAATCGGAAACCGTAAGAAAATATAGTGTGCTTAAAAGGGACGAttccaactcccaaaatatttgtaatgtcGGTATTCAAGGTACGATTGGTTCCTGTATACCAAAGCATTCTGAGTGTGTATCACAGCCTAGAGTTTCAAATCTTGCTCCCGAGGGACAAGCACCTAGGATCCAGGTTGATGAAGACTCGATCTTGAAAGAGGCACATGTTATAGAG GCGAAGCGTAAAAGAATTGCAGAATTATCTGCTGTAGCCTGTCAACCTGAGAATTGTCGAAAATCTCAATGGGATTATGTACTTGAAGAAATGGCTTGGTTGGCAAATGATTTTGCTCAG GAACGTCTTTGGAAGATAACTGCTGCAGGTCAAATATGTCACCAAATTGCTTTTAGCTCACGGTTGAGATTCCAAGAACAAAATCGTAGTTGGGAGCAAAAAAGAGTAGCTCACAACCTGGCCAAAGATGTCATGGATTTCTGGCATTCTATCGAG GGGAAAAGCAAAAAAATGGAGTTCCCAAGAACTAAAAAAGATTACCCTATTGCTATTGGGAAGTATGCTATGGGATTTCTGAAGTACAATGACTCAGATGTTCCAAAAAGTCAAGCTGCGGCGCCATTGACTCCAGATAGGATATTTGACGGGGGAATTGTGGACACATCATCGGAAGACCATTTGACAGAG GAGAACCTCTTCTACTCTGTCCCGCTTGGTGCAATGGATGCTTATAGAATATCTATCGAATCTCATGTGCAACTCTGTGAG AGGACAGGTAGTAGCATGCAAGAGGAGGTGGAGACATCTGCATGTGATGCAGTTGCAG ATTGTGCAGGGGATGAAGGAGAAACAAGTGCATATCATAGGTCAGTTGCCTTAGAAGGTAGCAAATCATCAAGACTTCCCCAGAAGACACGGAAGATCCACCTGAAGGCTTACAGTGGTAGACCATATGATGTTGGTGCTGATTCACTATTTACTCAATGTGTGGAAAATAGAGTTGGCCCTCATCAATCTATGCTTCTGGGGAAACGACCAGCAAGCAATGTTAATGTGTCTATTCCAACCAAGCGTGTGCGTACTGCTTCAAGGCAGAGAGTTCTTAGTCCCTTCAGTGCATCAACAGCTGGATGTGTTCAGTTTCCAACCAAAACAGATGCTTCAAGTGGTGATAGCGGTTCATTTCAGGATGATCACAGTACATTGCATGGTGGATCTCAGATGAATAGCTTGGAAGTTGAATCTGAGGGTGACTATGAAAAGCATTTACTGTTCGACTCTGCTGAAGTATCAAAacctaaaaagaagaaaaaagcaaAGCATCTG GGTTCTGCATATGGGCAGAGATGGCATGTTGATTctaattatcaaaccaaccag TTTCAGAGAGATCCTTCCAGAAAGAGATTGGAGAGCCATCAACTTGAATCAAATGGTAGCAGCG gtttaTTTGGTCAACATAATGCAAAGAAGCCAAAGATGCTGAGGCAATCACTTGAAAATTCTTTCGAGAATAATGCCCCTATTGGTGGATCTATTCCATCTCCAGTTGCCTCCCAGATGAGTAACATGGCCAACCCGAATAAACTTATTAGGATGCTTAGTGGAAGGGACCGGAGTAGGAAAGCCAAAACTTTGAAG ATGCCTGCAGGACAGCCAGGTTCAGGAAGTCCTTGGTCACTATTTGAGGACCAG GCACTTGTTGTCCTGGTGCACGACATGGGTCCAAATTGGGAGCTTGTAAGTGATGCCATCAACAGTACCTTGCAATTCAAG TGTATATATCGCAAACCTAATGAGTGCAAGGAACGCCATAAAATACTTATGGACAGAACTAGTGGTGATGGCGCTGATAGTGCTGAAGATTCAGGATCTTCTCAACCATATCCTTCAACATTACCTGGCATTCCCAAG GGAAGTGCCAGACAGCTGTTTCAGCGTTTGCAGGGGCCAATGGAAGAGGATACGCTCAAATCGCATTTTGAGAAGATCATCTTGATTGGGAAGAAATATCTTTTACGGAGGATTCAG GGTGGTAACCATGATTTGAAGCAACTCCAGCAACCGCACGATTCTCACATGCTTGCTCTTTCCAAACATTGTTCAAATAATCTGAATGGAGGACCAATTCTTAC GCCTCTGGATCTGTGTGATGCACCTTCGTCTAGTCCAGACTTTCTTTCTGCTGGATTTGAAGGTCCACACTCAAGTGGGTTATCTATCTCGAGTCAGGGTGGAGGACCATTGGTTCCTGCGTCTGGTGCAAATTCTGGAGTGCAAGGATCCCCCAATATGATTCTTGGAAACAACTTTCCATCATCATCAAGTCCGGTAAATGCATCTGTCAG ATATGCTGTTCCGAGATCTGCATCTTTTCCAGTtgatgagcatcagagactgcaGCAATTTAATCAAATGTTATCAGTAGGAAATATGCAGTCCAATATATCTGCTCCTGGAGCTCTTGCAGGCAGTGATAGTGGTGGTGCTCGTACACATCCCAGCGGCAACAGCATGGGGACAATGTCTGGGTTAAATAGAGGTAGCCCAATGGCAAGGCCTGGGTTTCAGGGAGTTGCATCATCATCTGTGCTGAATTCTGGGAGCATGCTTTCTTCTGGGATGGTAGCAATGCCAAGCACTGTAAATATGCACTCTGGAGTGAGCTCTAATCAAGGGAATCCAATGTTGAGACCTCGTGATATCTTGCACATGATCCGG CCTTCACAGAATCAGGAAGTTCAGAGGCAAATTCCTGAGCTCCAGAAAGGAAACAGCCAAGGAGTCCCTCCTTTTGGTGGGTTAAGTTCCTCTTTCCCTAACCAGACGGCCCCCTCACCTGTTTCATCACGCCCACTTCATCATCAGCAACCACATCCTATATCTTCACAGCAGCCACTTGTGCATAGCCCTCATCACCCTCATCTTCAAAGGGCCAGTCATGCCACGAACTCACACCATCAAGCTTACGCAATTCGCTTAGCTAGAGAGAGGCACCTGCAACAGCGGCTTttacagcagcagcagcagcaactcTCACATACGCAGCCCCATCTTCCTATATCATCTTCACTGCAGAATAGTCCTCAAATCACTTCCCAATCTTCTTCTCCACCAGTATCACATTCTCCTTTGGCATCCCCAGCTTCAATGTCTCCAATGCCACAGCATCAACTAAAACATCCATTTCCAGCTCATGGGCTTGGACGAACTGCACAAACTGGGGGTAGTAGTTTAACTACTCAGATGGGCAAGCAAAGGCCACATCAGACAGGACAGCAGCAGCTTCAAAATGCTAGCAGACACCATCTTCCACAGCGCCAGCAGTCAGAGTCTCAAAAACAAGCTAAAGTTTCGAAGGGAGTCGGGAGAGGGAAAATGATGACACATCAGAACATGCAGATTGATCCCTCTTTATTGGATGGCCTTCCTACTGAGCAACTCAATCAATCTGCAGAGAAAGGTGAGCAAACCACTAAGTTACTGCAAAGTCAGGGAGTGTATTCAGGGCCAGGATGCAGCTTGGTCCAGCCTGCAAAGCAAATGGTGAGTCAGCCGCAGCAACCCCACTCTAAGATTTATTCTGGCCAAGTGCCTCCATCCAAAAAGCAGCAAATTCCCTCCATCCAACCTCTTGCATCATCGAGTGTATTAGGTCCTAAATCACCCCACCAATCTGTTCCATCCTCGGTTGTAGGTTCTTCCAACCATAGAATGTTGATGCATCCACAGCCGCAGGTGCAACTGCAGCCAAAGTTGATGACTCAAAGTCAAGCAGCTCTGCAAGGTGGGCTGCAACGGAGCCGGTCAGTGAATTCTGATCCACCAAAGTTGCAATCTTGTGAACCTCAAAGTGAGCAGCACAATATGTGCGACACTTCACAGATAGGTAAAACACCCCTGCAGGACTGCAACAGTTTAACTAATGCCACAGAGGTTTCTGCCCCAGGGGTTGCTCAAATGAAGGCTGCAGTCCCATCATTCGATTCAATTGCGACCCCACCAACAAATTCTGCTGGCAGCGAGACAGTGCCAGAAGTCATCCAAGGGGTAAGCCAAAGGCAATCTTCTGGAAACTTTTCTCCTATTGGGCCTGATGCTAGTGTTCAATGGAAGCAAGAGTCTTCCGAGTTACAGCCTCCCTCACCAGTGACCCAGCCCCAGTCAAACCAGCAACAACTACAGCAGCAGCCACCATTGCAACATTCAGATCAGGCTCAGGCTTTACAAGCAGGGAATAGAAGTTTGTTTGCTAAACACAGCGAATCTAGACCGGATTGA